TGACCAAGAAGCAGGCCGAGTACATCGGCGTGGATGTGGCCGGCCCGTACAAGGCCGACCACTACCGCTACTGACCCGCTAAGTGGTTGGGGCGACGCTCACCGGGACGCCGTTGAACACGGCGTTCCCGGAGAGCACGTCCACCACCTGCTCGTCGGTCAGCGTGTTCGCGTTCACCCCCGGTTCGGTGGCCGCGACGCGCTGACCACGGCCGGAGTGGCCCCAGCCGTGCGGCAGGCTGACCACACCGGGCATGATCCCGTCGTTCGGCTCGACCGGCACCACCAGCTCACCGGCGGACGACCGGACCACCGCCTGCTCACCGAGGCCGAGCCGCTCGGCGTCGGCGGGGTTGACGTGCAGCGTGCACTGGTTGCTGCCGCCGCGCAGGCCCGGCACGTTGTGCAGCCAGCTGTTGTTGGACCGCAGCTGCCGACGCCCGATCAGCAGGAACTCCGGCGCCTCCTCGGCGAGCCGCGCGCGCAGGCGGGTGAGGTCGCCGGTGACCTCCGGCGGGCTCAGCTCGACCCGGCCGGACGGCGTGCAGATCAGCTCTTTGACCCGCGGCTCCAGCGGGCCGAGGTCGATGCCGTGCGGGTTCTCGCGCAGCTTCCGCAGGGAAAGGCCGTACGGACCGAGTTGCAGCATCGCGTCCAGCATCAGCTCGGGTCCGCTGTCGCCGGTGAGCCCGGCACGCATCTCCTCGGAACCGCCGGTCAGCTGGCCGACGATCATCTCGTCGAGCACCGAGGCCGGGGTGCTCGCGGGCTGCCCGGACACGATCAGCGTCAGCTTCGCCATGATCTCGGCTTCGGAGAGCTGGTCGTCCTCCAGCGGCAGGATCGCCGGGGAGAAGCGGGTGTAGTTCCGCACGGTCACCGTGAGCAGCAGGAAGTCGTAGTGCGGCATCTGCAGCATGCGCGGCGGCGGCAGGATCACGTTGGCGTGCTTGGTGGTCTCGTTCAGGTACGGGTCCACGCAGACCATGAAGTCCAGTTCGGGCAGCACCCGGTCCAGGCGCGGGCCGTTCGGCGCGGAGAGCACCAGGTTGCCCGCGATCGAGATGAGCGCCTTGACCTGGCCTTCGCCCGGGGTCTCGATCTCGTCGGCGAGCGTGGCCACCGGCAGCTCACCGAGCGTCTCGGGCAGGCCGCGCACGCGGCTGTGGAAGTTGCCGGTGGTGAACGCCTGGCCGGTGCGGAAGACCTCCAGCGCGGCGGTGCGGGTGAACATCACGCCGCCGGGCGAGTCGAAGTTGCCGGTCAGGATGTTGACCACGTCGACGAGCCACTGGGTGAGCGTGCCGAACTCCGAGGTGCAGGTCCCGATCCGGGTGTAGACGGCGGCGGTCGGCGCGGCGGCCAGCTCACGGGCGGTCCGCGCGATGTCGTCGGCCGGGATGCCGCAGATCGGCGACACCGCGGCCGGGGTGAACTCGGCGGTCAGCGCACGCAGCTCGTCGAGGCCGTTCACGTCCAGGGTGACCGTGTCGAGGTTCTCGGCGAGCAGGGTGTGGACCACGCCGAGCAGGAAGAAGGCGTCGGTGCTGGGCCGGATGAACAGGTGCTCGTCGGCGAACTTCGCGGTGCGCGTGCGGCGCGGGTCGACCACGGTGATCTTGCCGCCCCGGCGGCGCAGCGCCTTGAGCCGTCGCGGGAAGTCGGGGGCGGCGCAGAGCGAGCCGTGCGACTCCAGCGGGTTCGCGCCGATCACCAGCAGGTGGTCGGTGCGGTCCACGTCGGGCACCGCGATCGCCATCGGGTCGCCGAA
The genomic region above belongs to Amycolatopsis sp. YIM 10 and contains:
- a CDS encoding molybdopterin oxidoreductase family protein; the protein is MRTAHRTCSICDAVCGLRLTLDDNNRVTSVKGDPDDPFSQGYVCPKGASFGQLDEDPDRLRHPMVRRGDTWHEVSWDEAFAEVERGLNAVVEQYGREALSVYFGNPTFHTMAGFMYRVPLTQSLGSRNVYSAGTIDQMPKHVASGYLFGDPMAIAVPDVDRTDHLLVIGANPLESHGSLCAAPDFPRRLKALRRRGGKITVVDPRRTRTAKFADEHLFIRPSTDAFFLLGVVHTLLAENLDTVTLDVNGLDELRALTAEFTPAAVSPICGIPADDIARTARELAAAPTAAVYTRIGTCTSEFGTLTQWLVDVVNILTGNFDSPGGVMFTRTAALEVFRTGQAFTTGNFHSRVRGLPETLGELPVATLADEIETPGEGQVKALISIAGNLVLSAPNGPRLDRVLPELDFMVCVDPYLNETTKHANVILPPPRMLQMPHYDFLLLTVTVRNYTRFSPAILPLEDDQLSEAEIMAKLTLIVSGQPASTPASVLDEMIVGQLTGGSEEMRAGLTGDSGPELMLDAMLQLGPYGLSLRKLRENPHGIDLGPLEPRVKELICTPSGRVELSPPEVTGDLTRLRARLAEEAPEFLLIGRRQLRSNNSWLHNVPGLRGGSNQCTLHVNPADAERLGLGEQAVVRSSAGELVVPVEPNDGIMPGVVSLPHGWGHSGRGQRVAATEPGVNANTLTDEQVVDVLSGNAVFNGVPVSVAPTT